The bacterium nucleotide sequence CGCAAAGTGCCATCTTGACCACCAACGCTCATGGCATGCAAAAAATCAGCCCCATACACCGGATGTTGTGCCGAGGTAAAAAACACCTGCGCCAAATCATGGGCTGAGATTTTGGTTGAACGGGAAAGCCCTGAGGCTTTATTTAAAAAAACTTCGTTTTTAAGCTTTGGATGATTGTCTTTTAGCCATTGTTTTAAATCAACACCTTCCTTGGCCAAAGCATAGGATAACATCTCAGCCATAAAGTTATTGCTGAATTTGTTCATCCCCCAAACAATATGACTTAAAGGTTTAGACTTAAACTCTAAAACCCTACCTTCTTCAACACATGTTTTGTACTCAACAACAAAGTCCCGATTCTGCGCCAATATATTTTCTTTATCCAACATATGCTTTAAAGCTTGTGCAAAATAAAACTCTGGTTTTGGCACTGACCCATAAAGCGTTCTATGTCTTTCATTAAGACCAATGAGACCATAAACATGAATAATGAATTGTTTATTTTTTTCATCAAAAGATACTTTCATCCCTACACTTTTTTTACCGGCGATACTGTTGGTTTTAACCTGTGCATTTAAACGATACGCAGATTTGGGTAGATCGGGATCTATCAACACAGTTGCTGGCTCACCTCTTCGCTGGCCCGGATAAACATGGACCGTAAGCGCATTAAAGTTGAGGGCCAAAGCACTTTGCGGTGCAACAAAAGCACGATGCGCATCACCAGAAAAGTTTTTCTTTAAAGCATGTTGCACTTTTAAATCACTGTTATCAATAATTAGCGTATGGATGTTACGCGTAGTTTCTCTTCGCAACATCTGTCCCAACAACCATAAATTTTCACTGACAAAATAAGGGTCTAAGCCACCTTTAATGCACAACTGACCTTGATTGAACCAAAGTTTGGTTAAAAACACATGCGCTTGCCCCCAATGTTCCAAGGCTGCAGCCGTTACCAAAATTTTTATAGCCGAGGCTGGATTTAAAGTTTTATGCTCCTGTTTGGCATACAGAACCTGCTCATCGTTGAACATGTACAAACCGATATTGCTCTGTTTAATCTTGGCTTTATCCATGGCTCGGTCTATTTTTTGCTTTAATTCATTGATTTTCAACTCTTCAGCTACAAGCTTGCTAGGCCAAAGCAACAACACAAATAGAGCAATAAAAATCATTAAAATTTTACCGGGTATTTTCATTGTTCATAAGTTTAAGGTAATGCAATCAATATGCAACAAAATGCTTATAAAAAAGACAAAAGCCCATGGCCTCTAGCCAAGCTCAAGGCTCATCTGGGACAACTGATGATGATAGGCTTTGAAAGTACCCGTTTAAAAAAAGAAGAAATTCAATTTATAAAAGACACTGACCCTGCGGGTGTCATTTATTTTAGACGCAACTTGGATACTCCAAAGCAAAGCCTAGACTTGTCCCATCAAGTTTGGCAGCAGTTTAAAACACCGCCTTTTATTGGCATTGACCAAGAAGGGGGTCGCGTTGAACGCTTGACTGAGCCCTTTACCCACTTTCCAGGTAATCAAGCTTTGGGCTTGCATTATCAAAAAACTCAATCCCCTAAACTTGCACGCCAACAAGTCAATGCCATCTGTGAACAACTAAAAAGCATTGGCGTCAACTTAGATTTTTCACCCGTTGCCGATATTCACACCAACCCCAAAAACCCTATTATTAATGATAGGGCTTTTGCTACAAAACAAAAAATCACCAGCAATCTGGTTGGAGTCACGGTTGACAGTTTCAACCAAAATAATATCGTTTCCTGTGCCAAACATTTTCCAGGACATGGAGATACCTTACTAGACAGTCACTTGGCTTTACCAAGTGTTGACACCTCATTAAAAACCTTAATGCAGCGCGAGCTTAAACCCTTTATTAGAGCCATTGCCTATAAAGTACCCATGATTATGACAGCCCATATTGTTTACAAAGCTATTGACCCACAAAACATGGCCACACTCTCAGCTTTTTTCTTACAAACCATTTTGCGTAAACGTCTTGGCTATGAAGGCTTGATTGTGAGTGATGATTTAGAAATGCATGCCGTTGCCAAAAATAAAAGTTTGGCTATGGCCGCTGTTGAAGCGCTCAATGCTGGGGTCGATTTACTCTTGGTTTGCAAATCTCTTGAAGAGTCCAAGAATGTTTACCAAGCTATACTCACTGCTTTAGAGCAAAAAAACCTAGACCCCATGCGCTTGCAAACTTCTATTGAGCGTATTTTTAGCTGCAAGCAGCGCTTTAAGTTGCACGCTCCTCAAAAAAATAGATCTCGGCACGCTTGGCCCCAACACGATTACCTTGCAGAAAAAATCCAGAAAGTTGCCAACTGATACAATTGGTATACAATGGAGTAATTGTTTAAATATAAAGACAAAGTGTGTAAGATCACTGACTTAACACACAATCTTGGAGGTTAATATATGTCGTCTTTTTTTGATGTTTACTGGCACAGTCCCTTTATGATGCTAAACACAGTTGTTTCAATTATTGCTCTTGGTATAGTTTTAGAGCGTGCATACATGCTTTGGTTTAAGTATTCTGCCAATGGTGTGGCATTTATGCAAACCATTGAGCGCCATGTTTTGGCCAATGACTTGAATAGCGCAAGAAATTTTGCCAACACCAGCAAAACCCCTTTGGCATCTGTCATTAAAGCTGGCTTGGCCAAAGCCCCTTTGGGTGGTATGGCTGTATCTATGGGCGTTGATGAAGCTTTGTTGCAAGTTACACCCAGAGTTGAAAAACGTATTGGTTCTTTGTGGGCCATTGCTAACATTGCAACCTTGCT carries:
- the dacB gene encoding D-alanyl-D-alanine carboxypeptidase/D-alanyl-D-alanine-endopeptidase, which produces MKIPGKILMIFIALFVLLLWPSKLVAEELKINELKQKIDRAMDKAKIKQSNIGLYMFNDEQVLYAKQEHKTLNPASAIKILVTAAALEHWGQAHVFLTKLWFNQGQLCIKGGLDPYFVSENLWLLGQMLRRETTRNIHTLIIDNSDLKVQHALKKNFSGDAHRAFVAPQSALALNFNALTVHVYPGQRRGEPATVLIDPDLPKSAYRLNAQVKTNSIAGKKSVGMKVSFDEKNKQFIIHVYGLIGLNERHRTLYGSVPKPEFYFAQALKHMLDKENILAQNRDFVVEYKTCVEEGRVLEFKSKPLSHIVWGMNKFSNNFMAEMLSYALAKEGVDLKQWLKDNHPKLKNEVFLNKASGLSRSTKISAHDLAQVFFTSAQHPVYGADFLHAMSVGGQDGTLRNRFKRKGMLGKVRAKSGTLNNVTALVGQAHTPSYGTVYFAFLWNQTGQSGWQLRNLEEKIIAELF
- the nagZ gene encoding beta-N-acetylhexosaminidase; the encoded protein is MQQNAYKKDKSPWPLAKLKAHLGQLMMIGFESTRLKKEEIQFIKDTDPAGVIYFRRNLDTPKQSLDLSHQVWQQFKTPPFIGIDQEGGRVERLTEPFTHFPGNQALGLHYQKTQSPKLARQQVNAICEQLKSIGVNLDFSPVADIHTNPKNPIINDRAFATKQKITSNLVGVTVDSFNQNNIVSCAKHFPGHGDTLLDSHLALPSVDTSLKTLMQRELKPFIRAIAYKVPMIMTAHIVYKAIDPQNMATLSAFFLQTILRKRLGYEGLIVSDDLEMHAVAKNKSLAMAAVEALNAGVDLLLVCKSLEESKNVYQAILTALEQKNLDPMRLQTSIERIFSCKQRFKLHAPQKNRSRHAWPQHDYLAEKIQKVAN
- a CDS encoding MotA/TolQ/ExbB proton channel family protein, whose protein sequence is MSSFFDVYWHSPFMMLNTVVSIIALGIVLERAYMLWFKYSANGVAFMQTIERHVLANDLNSARNFANTSKTPLASVIKAGLAKAPLGGMAVSMGVDEALLQVTPRVEKRIGSLWAIANIATLLGLIGTIVGLSVSFGALGGLSAEARAEAMGVGIAEALYNTMLGLSIAVICIIAHLILSGKAKSIIGDLDYYTSRMENLLTIRHESEAA